The Delphinus delphis chromosome 11, mDelDel1.2, whole genome shotgun sequence DNA segment ATCAAATTTGCTTTGACATCCTACCACAGACCGCCTCCTAATCATACTTTGGCACCATGTTCAAATCCTGCCAAAATGTCTTTAGTTCAGGTTTGACTCGCTTGTTAGTAACAAAATGCTGTGCTAGTGAGAATTGCACTCTGACCactttttaattgcttttctgtAGATTGATTTTGTTCCTCTTCTGCCATCGGCTTTCCTAATTGTGTTGTTTCTACTACGTGACTCTTTGGTGATGGAACACTGGGAGTTTTAGGTATGTGTTGTCTATGTACACATGTGTAGTAGGCGGATTTCACTTGATGAGTCGCTATGAAACAGATTATAAAGGGCTGTTATCATTAGTCCAgatttaacttttcaaagaaatCACAATTAGGTTTGTGATGTAGTGTACTAGTGGAGTTTTAGTAAATTCAGATGTTTTGTAATCTTATTGTCACTTACTTTGTTtcaatgaaaaatgaatattaacAGAAGACAGTTTAAAGACTAGTCTGTCTTTATAAAGTTCAGGAAAAGGTATATGGAATTAAAGCAGAACTTCCCAGTGTTGAATCAGTGATCCAGACAATGTGAATTTAAAAACAAGCTAGATTCAGATTTCAAGTGGAGGATTTTAGAGGTCATCTGGTTCAACCCCTTCTTTCTGGTTAAtggtgaggaaaatgaggttcagGAAGGTTAAATGAATTGCCCAAAACCACGCGACCAGTTactggcagagctgagactcaaACAGCAGTTCCTTGCTGTGGTCTTGCTGTCACTTCCTAATTAGTGGTTAGAGAGACACATTGTACATGGATGTGTTTACTTGAGTTTTACATTGAAGGGAGGGATTAAAATTCATTGAGCATCTATTTGCTGAGCACTTTTTAAATCTCTTATTTCATGTAATTCTTACATAGTCCTGTGAACTAATTAACagtcccactttacagattagGCAGCTGGGGTGCAGGAAGGTTactaacttgctcaaggccatgTGACTAACACTAGAGCTGGTATTTGAGCACTGGGTCTGTGTGGCCTGTTCCTGCCATGATGCTCTGCTGTGGCTCTAGTGAGAGTAACTGAAACCTCTGCAGGGGTGTGGGCAGTAGTGATGGTTATTGCAAAAATAGCTTTTTCAGACTTCTCACTCTGTAAAAGCAGAGATGTACACAGATGTGAGCAGTCTTCTCAGCGTACCCACGGCACTTAGCAGATGTGGGCTGATCTTCATACCATCTCTGTAACATAAATGGTATTTTCTGGCTGGGCGGCCGAAGCCCAGATAGAGTCAGGGGCTTATTGCCCAATCCCTTATCACAAAGCCGCATGGCCCTGCTCCCAGTTCCGTCCTTCGTCCCGTCTAGCATAGATTTCACCACTTTTGTTCTTTCCTGTCTTACACCAAGATTGTTTAAGTACTTCCCAAAAATAATGAGCCACGTGTGGGTGTGCTCGTTCTCCAGGATGAATCACTGTGAAAGAGGCCACGAACCAAGGAAAGGAGAGTGCGTGtctgggagcagaggctctggtTCCCTGCCTGCTAATTGACGGACTCTGAAGTGAGCTGCTTTTCCAAAGGCGGCTGCGGGTCTGGCCCGCGTGTCCCACTGTGCTCAGAATAGCCCTCTGGGAGTTGTTCGCTTTCCCTTCTTGCTTCCCAAAATAGACCTGAGGCTGTTCTCATCGCCGGACGTCGGGGCGCGTGTACTGAGAGGTGTGCGCGCCACGGGGACCCCTTTTGTGCCTGAATGTCCCCATTGACACCAAGAGGAATGGGCGTTTGCGCTCGTGGATGAGTAGTCAGGACTCCAGGGTGAGTCAAAGAGGTTTGGGCTGAGTGTTCTCAGAGTCGCAGAAGTAAACTTCAGTTagcaagaagaaggaaatttaggaggagtttacttttaaaattccttttatgTTTGGGATCCTAGTCTAAAGGGTACCTGCTTTAAACTTCCTGCCTTTAAAATAGAACACTACCCGAGCCCTTCAGCAGGTAGCTGCGTGTTTTGGAATTTCTCCCAGAAGAAAGGGTTCTGATCAGACGCGGTGAGAAAAATCCCACAGGCGGTGCAGTGGAGATCCACACTGTCCACTTACCTGTCTGTGCTCGCCCTGCTTTGTTTCCTCGCTGGGGATGGCAAGGATCGTGTCACTTACAGAAagcctggggaaggagggggctggACCCTGAGATATTTGGAATCTGTCTTTGGACTTGAAAAGCCAGGAGATGCCTTCCAGTGTTTTAGAGGAAGAGACAAAGATAGACTGTTTACAGCCGAAAGGGGTGAGTTACGACAGGCTGGTTTTTCACGGGACTGGTCATAAATGTCTCTTCTCCAGGGGCCATAGTTTGAATATGTTCCCTCTTGGGATCCAGATAGTATTGGCTTAGTGTCCAGTCGGGGCCTCGGGTGGGCCCTGCATCCCCGCTGGGTGAATGCTTCGTTCAGCACTGGGAGTCCCAACCTCAGTATCCTAGTGGCTCAAGCCACCCTCCTGCCCATCCCAAGGGGTCAGGGCTGGGTTAGGCTCATGGGAGACAGTGCTGGGGAGAACCAACGGCTGCTGTCTGTGCTATTCTTGTTAGACGGATAAATAAAGGATTTCAGATTCCAGGGCTGCCGAGCTGGCTTTCAGAGGCACCAAATTCATTTACAGTAATTTCCTGTCAACAGTGCACACTTACGGATAATACACACCCAGCCAAACTCACTAGTTCCAGAGATGATTGTGTGCACTAcctatttgaaagaaaaaaaaatttatacatatacatatatatatatatatatatatatatatatatatatatatatatatatagtgcttttaaaagagatatccagggcttccctggtggcacagtggttaagaatccacctgccaatgcaggggacacgggttcaagccgtggtgtgggaagatcccacatgctgcagagcaactagacccgtgcaccacaactactgagcctgcgctctagaacccgcgaaccacaactactgcctgcgctctagagcccgtgctcctcaacaagagaagccaccgcaatgagaagcctgcacaccgcaacaaagagtagcccccgcttgccacaactagagaaagcccgcgcacagcaacgaagacccaatgcagccaaaaataaataaataaatttttaaaaaaataataaataaaaaaataaagtgatatcAGTTGTCTTTCCGAATGGGTtagatttattgagcactttctgtacgttagctcatttaatcctcacagtgactGTATGAGGTAGGCACTaatattatcttctttggagggtGTTCTTTTTGCCCCCTCTTGAGAGGGGCACCTGCTGGGGACTAAAGGATGGAGGAGGTTGTTGGACTAGTCGGGAAGCTTTTCAAAGGAAGTGACGTTTAAGCTGAATCTTAAAGAACTTGTAAGCATTAGCTGGGAAAAGAAGCATTGCAGCAAAAGCATGTGTGAGAGCACGTACACTGCATTCAGGAAACTGGGGGCGTTCCTGGTGCAGAGAAAGGAGATGGGGTTGATGATGACTCCAGGGAGCCCGGGTGGTGTCAGCTGGAGTGCGTGGGGAGAGGGGTCCTCTAGTCTCCCAAGGGAAGGTGCCTTCCTCCCATCCTCAGGCTTTCCTAGccacaaaacaatttttttaaataagtcaaAGTCTAAAAGTTAAAAAGGCAGTTTCTCTGTTTCTTGTAGGCATAAACTAGAGCACTTAGAGGACAATGGTGGGACCCAGAAAGCCTTGTTGTGAGCAGAATAAACAGGTGCAAAGGTTGGGCCCCCACTGACGATGTCATCTTTCTGGCCCCATCTCTATAAAAGCGCCTTATTTTGGAACATCAAGTATGCTGGGGGATTGTATTCTAAGTCTGGAAAAGGACCTGGGATAAGACCTCGCCATTGATGTCAGTGTCCGCTCCCAAATGTCCCGCAGCTCTGCTCTGTGCGTGCACCAGCTGCTTACAGGCCAACTACACGTGTGAGACAGATGGGGCCTGCATGGTTTCCATTTTCAACCTGGACGGGATGGAGCACCATGTGCGCACCTGCATCCCCAAAGTGGAGCTGGTCCCCGCCGGGAAGCCCTTCTACTGCCTGAGCTCCGAGGACCTGCGCAACACGCACTGCTGCTACACTGACTTCTGCAACAAGATCGACCTGAGGGTGCCCAGCGGTGAGTGGACACCCTTGTTGGACTATTGGCTCATCGTGGAGGTAGGGCACCCCTGTCATTTTCATCCTTCTCTACTGTGCCCCCACCCCTTTGTTGGAGGATAGGTAAAGGTGCCTTTTTGATGCTCCCGGAGGTGACATGGGATGGCATTCCTCCCAGCTCCGGTCTGTAGCTCCGAGGATGGGGGAAACAGATTGTCGAGTGAGCCGCAGAGGTGAAAGCTGCGACTTGGGTCGTGGCTGAGCAGCCATGGGCGGCTGGTGAGATGTGGAAGGGCCAGGCAGGGGTCCCCACGGGAGGGCCTGGGGCTGATCCCGAAGGAGGCGGCCCCTAAGCCATCTGAAGGAAGCTTCTGGCGTGATGGTGATGGCAAAATGGGAAGAGGAGCTAGAGCTTGAAAGGACGGCCATCAAGGCTGAGGAGTGTTAGACACCAGCCTTCGCAGGTCCGCCACTTAGGAGGTATGACTGGGGAGgcgagaggaggaagagagagaccaGGCCGAGCTTCAGGAGGCCGTCACAAGTGGGGGAGCAGAACATGGCACGTGCCTGGGGCGTGGAGGTGGGAAGAGCACCATGACATGCTGTGAAATTACAGAGCGGGTTGTGGGTTTGACTGTTGCAAAGGGTACCTTAACTAGAGTGGTTTGTATCTGAGAGCATCCAGGCAGATACGGAGCCCAGTAAGACCAGAGAGATCAAGGGCACCTTGAAcacagggagaggaaaagggcGTTTCCACCTGGAGGGAGGAGCCGGGGAAAAATGAGGCCATGGCGTTCCCTCATTTTTACTCtgttctttccctctcctctctcacctGACCCAGGTCACCTCAAGGAGCCTGAGCACCCCTCCATGTGGGGCCCTGTGGAGCTGGTGGGCATTATTGCCGGCCCAGTGTTCCTCCTGtttctcatcatcatcattgttttccttgtcattaaCTATCATCAGCGCGTCTATCACAACCGCCAGAGGCTGGACGTGGAGGACCCCTCGTGTGAGATGTGTCTCTCCAAGGACAAGACGCTCCAGGATCTCGTCTACGACCTCTCCACGTCGGGGTCTGGCTCAGGTACCGCTTCTTCAGGCCTCGTGTCTGCTGTTGGCCTCCATCACTGCCTCCCAGCAGGATGGAGTGTTCAGGAAGAAGGCTGGCCATTTGCGTTCATAATTCCCCTTCTTTGGGAGTCTGACACGTAATAAGATAAGATAATGGGGTTCACAGAAAATCTTTCATTCTCTGGAATTCCAAAGGTCAGGTGCAAAGCTCTCCATTCCGGGATCCCTGCCTCTCCAAGTCTTGTAACCGTACAGCTATGAAAATTCACCTGGTTCCACCTGAGCAGTGGAGTACTCAGTTTCAGGGCCCCTTTTGAGAAACAGGAGTGTGCCGGGTTCCTGTGAGGTGGTGGCAGCTAATCATTGATCTGTGCGCGACCGCAGGGGGAGTTTAAGGACACCGAGTAGAGCCGAGAGCCCGGCTTGGGTGAGTCGTTGACTTGTGCCAGTTGCCCAAGGGTTTTTGGTGGCGGTTGAAATAAAGGCAGCTGGGGCCTCCAGCATGGCGTCAGCACCACTTGCAGAGCTGCCTGTGAGCGACCAAGCCTTTCTTAGGTGGACCTTGACTTGAGACTGGAATTTAGGGTAAAGAGAGTTGGGTTGTCTCAGTCGCAGGGTAGAGCTCAGCTAGCTAGTAGATGTGGCTATGACTGCAAAAGAGTCTTTTTGTGAAGACAGACGATTATTTTAGTGACGGTGGTATTCTCTTCctatagaaaaaaatcatccaCAAAGGTCACTGTTGCCATTCTAACTAAGACAGACAGGATCATATCTGTGAGAGCTTTGTGCGTGTTTATGTATGTTTTCTCGCCGTGTGACAAGGCTCTTCTGTAGGGAAATTATGCCGCCATCAGCCATGGCCAGACATCCCTTCCTGAGCACAGGAATGCTTTGGGCTCTGGCATCTCCTGAGTTTCTGTGGTTTTGCCTTTATTAAGCTCTGCAGTAGAGAGTGCCAAGATGATGGATATATTTAAAAGCTGCATATttttggaagagagaaaatatatggCTTGTTCTTTGCTGAAGGAGGGTAGGGCAGTGGTTAGAACTGACTGACTCTGTGACCTGACTTGCTGCTGGAGGAAGGTTGCTCGGGGTTTCTGGAGTCTTTTGTAAGATCAGGATTAGCTGAGGTTAGGGCAGGTCCAGGGCAGTTGCCCGGTCATCTGGAGTAAAATGGTTAATAACTGTTCCTCTCTGGATGGTTTAGTCCATTCTTAATTCAGAATATGCAAAGCTTCCAAGGTGCTGGGGTTTTAATTCTGTGGACTTAAAGTACTAAGTCcttgctggtttttttttgtttttttttttggcggtacgcgggcctctcactgttgaggcctctcccgttgcggagcacaggatccggacgcgcaggctcagcggccatggctcacgggcccagccgctccgcggcatgtgggatcttcccggaccggggcacgaacccgcgtcccctgcatcggcaggcggactcccaaccactgcgccaccagggaagcccagtcattgCTGTTTGTGTGACGTTCAGTTCACACTAACAAGTATACGTTGAATACCCTCTGGGTGATACAGGGCGAACAAAATGAGAAAGAGGCCGAGCCAGGATGGGAGAGAAGAGATTGTGGAGAAGGGTCTCACAGAGGAGGTCGTGTCTAAAGGGGTGCACGAGTCGGACGTTTTGAGAGTGGTAAGAGGGCAGGGAACATTCCAGGCCAAGGGAAAACCCTTGAGCAAAAGAAGGACAGAAAGGCATGAACGCTCACTGGGTGTTTAGGGAATGGTCAAGAGGCCCGCACGCCGTCCCCAGGCCAGGGTGGGAAAGCCTCGGGCTGCTGTGCTTTACGCCCCCTGTTGAGGAGGGCAGGGCAAGGCGGGTGAGCTGGGAGGCGCAGAGGCCCACTGGAAATCTTTCAAAGGAGGGCCGGGACAAGGGCCAGCGAGGGGGGACCTGGAGAGGAGGGGGCTGCATTGGGAAGCATTTGGTGGCTCTGTACTGTGGGAGTTAAAAGCATAAACCTTAGAGTCGGTCTTAGATGCTTTGCCATTTACAGCTTGTAGCAATTCGAATGAGTTACTTAACCTTCCCTTTTGatgcttagttttctcatttgtaaaatgggcataataacacCACCTACCATATAGGTGGTTGTGAGGAAATGAGATCATTTATGCAGGTGCCTCCTGCATAGTATTAAACATACAGTACACAAGTTAGGGGTTAACGACACATTATTTGTTTggtcagggagagggagagagttaAGGGTCACGATGGTGGGGGTGATTGGAGAGACAGGGAGACACTTACTGCATGGGTCAAATGAGGCGATAAACGAGTCCTATAAAGGCAGTAAATGTAATCTTAGAATAAGCCTGGGtagccccccccccaccgtccTGCATGTGGAGCTCCCAGTGAGCAGAACTTTGATCTCCCTGGAGAGAGGTGGGAACCTGGTGGGCCCTGACCACACGTCGGCTCTCATGGGCCACGCAGCACTGCCCTCCAGTGGCCAATGAGTGGAGCAGCAGAGGCGGCCCCCAGCACTCAAACCTCCGCTTTCCTCTTCCACATAAAGCAGCTGTAGGTGGATTGGCCCCCCGGAGGCTGGCTGAAGAGTTAGTAAATCCGGTCAGACATTTACATTCAGATCTGTCGTCCGTCCGTACTAACTGGGAGGAGAAATCGCTTAGATGAGGAGGAGCTAATCGTATACATTGCCCCGTCCTCGCTCACTCACTGTCAGCGCTGCACAGCTTAGACTTCCGGAGGATTACCTGGACGGTTGTAGGGGCAGCCGAGCTCCGTGGTCATTGGACCAGTGTAGAACGGAGGCACTGTGATAAGGGCTTTTCCAGTGTGGCAGTGAGAGTGGGCGTTGCAAAGTTCAGCAAATGCACAAATGTctgctttctttccattctttggtCCGTAGGGTTACCCCTTTTTGTCCAGCGCACAGTGGCCCGAACCATCGTTTTACAGGAGATTATTGGCAAGGGCCGGTTTGGAGAAGTGTGGCGCGGCCGCTGGAGGGGTGGTGACGTGGCTGTGAAAATATTCTCTTCTCGTGAAGAGCGGTCTTGGTTCCGGGAAGCAGAGATATACCAGACAGTCATGCTGCGCCATGAAAACATCCTTGGGTTTATTGCTGCTGACAATAAAGGTAAAGGGCTGGGTTTGGATACGGGGTGTCCCAGAGCCAACAGTAGTCCCAGATGGAGGAGTGACTGTGGAAACTGAACGGTTGTGGGACAGCACAGTTTTGTTTGCCTTTATAGTTATTACCCATAGCAAGGGGATCTGAGTAAGGCGATGGTTTTCAAACTTCTCTTCTATGAAAAGCTTGTACAGAAATCCAGGTTATTAAGCAAGTAAATAAGCAGTTATTAAGCAGATAAGTAAACCCTCATCCTACCTGCTCACTTTCCCTTCTGTGATACTCCCAAACCCACCCCTAGGGTAGTCCCTGCAGGGGCTCCAGTAAATTTACCTTCATTCCGGTTGGAACAAAGAAGGGTGGCTTCAACCCCTGCCAGGAAAGGCTGGCCCTGGAAAGGCATGCGATCCACACTGAGTGACAGACCAGCATCATACACACTATTGCAGTGAAGCGGGTGCAGCAGAGACACGGCCTGCCTCCCCCCGGGTGCTCCCCCGTGGCCTCCAAGCTCAGCTTTGGGTCCGCTTGTACCTGAGGTTCCttatttcctcctccctctctctgctgaTTTCGCTGTAGTTTTTGAGTCTCTCTCGTGTGCCCAGGCATGTGCTCATTTTTAAGGACCTTGCTGACTAGCAAAGAGACAAACTAATGATTGTTTATAGGAAGTAATCAAACAACAGCTGTTCTGGTGAGCGCAAATTGGGGGTGAGATGGGGATCACAGATATCACACCTGAGCTTGATTGAGGCGAAGGTGGCAGGGAGTTggtcagaaagaaaaacgaatgaaaagagcACTCCAGGCACATGTGCAAAGGGGAAGTGTCTTTGGGAACCTGCAGGTAACTTGGGATGTTCCAGCCAAAGACATGGGTGgagaggtggcagaggccagatTAGGAAGGGCCTTTTTGAGAGGATTGTATTTTATTATAGAGAGTGGGTAGTAATCGaaattgcattcatttattcGGTAATATTCACTGGCTGCTGTCTGGTCCTGGAATCATCACATATAAGAACAAGACACAGTCCCTGACCTTACAGTGCCCAGGAAGAGGGGACAGCCGACACCTGGGCAGGTAGCGCACTTGAAGTCAGAAAGACCGTGGGTGAAGGCATTTGCATTTTAGAAGAGTGTCTCCGGCGGTCAGGACACAGTTTGCTCCGTGGTCCAGTAATTTTTAGAAGTTGGTGCTGGCAGAAGCTGCGGAAGATGCtaagtgtttgtttttccttcctaaaACAACAGCAGGGCGCTCATTCCTCACGTTGCCGTGGCGGTTTGTAGTGGCCTCAGCTGCCCCCAGGCTGAAGAGACTTGACCTCTCACgcaagggaggaaggggaagagagaattCCTTACTCCCTCTGAGTAAGCTGTGCCTTTGTAAAACAGCATTACCTTTTGATTATTCATTTAAATCCGACATATATTTTAGAGGGTCAGAAGATGTCTTCCCTTCTAACTCATGGGCAGGGTCCTCAAGATGTCAGGGCTAGTTGAGTGTAAAGGGGTGTGTTCGGTGGACCGCTCGTTCGTAATCAGGGAAACAGGCTGGTGCTCTTCCAGGAGCCACTGCCTGTATTGATTCTGGCAGCTTGTGTGAGTAGGATCTGGCTGTTGAAACCCACGCGAGGGCCAGGGGAGGAGGAAGTTCGGATTCCTTTGTTGTTGCCTGTTTAACATGATACGGATAGTATAGCGTCCTGGAGCTAGGGCCAGCTTGGAATTTGGGCGATCTCGATCCAATTTCCCAGTCTTCTTACTGACAGCAGCACAAGCTAATTAGACtaccagcttttggtttttctttttctccctcccttcttcccactcCTCCTTCCCGCTGTACACTGCATACCCCTCTCCCCTAGTAGGAAAGTGTGTGCTCGCCACCTCCCATTGCTCTTCTGAGGATGAGATGATAAGATTCCTCTCTGGAATACTTGTAAGTGTGCTCTTCATGCGTTGAAAAGCATTTTTGGCCTGGAACACAATAATACGCAAAGGAGCTCTTTCCTCCTCTCACAGAGAGCTCATGGCCTGGTAAGAGCAGTGGACTTCAAGGACCCGCTGCAGATGAGCCTGGTGCTCGGGCTGGGCTGTGCTCGCAGGGTcttggagcacagaggagggccTGCGAAGCCTTCCTCCTTGGCGGGGGTGGGTGCGGCCGGTCATGGTTTTGATGAGCGGGTCTCGTCAGGATCAGAAGCAGTGTTGCAGAAGAAACAGATGATCCTGTTACTTTGCCTAAGCATGTGCTTCCTCCTCGGGGTGCCTCGCATTTCAAATTTGGGTGTTATCAGGGTGCGTGCGGTTCAGAATCCTGCCTACGAGAAGTAAGGGAGCGGGTCTAAGAAAGAAAGACTGTTCTGTCCTTCCTGGAGCCTAAAGCTGTGGACGGTGGTGGATGAGACGGGCACAGAGGGGCCTCAGGAGGTGTAGGGGCGGGGAGCGGGGAGTACAGGGGTCTAACTGGGGCTTGCACACAGACTCTTCCTTTCCTACCTTGACCTTTTTGCTGGTAGTTGTGCCTTTTCTGGACCTGCTCTGTGGCTCTCTGCAGATAACGGCACCTGGACACAGCTGTGGCTCGTCTCCGACTATCATGAGCACGGCTCCCTGTTTGACTATCTAAACCGGTACACGGTGACCATCGAGGGGATGATTAAGCTGGCCTTGTCTGCCGCGAGCGGTCTGGCACACCTGCACATGGAGATTGTGGGCACCCAAGGTGAGTGGGCCTGTCCCATCCCCACCGAGCTCCCAGAACCCCTTCTCCCTGAGGATGTGGGATCTGGGCCTCAGGGCCTGGGGTCTGGTCTAAGCGAGAGGAGCTTGGCCTCACTCCAGCGAGAACAAGAGGTGCCTCTGCCTTCAGAGCTCCTCGGGGGACTCCTGACGGAAGTGTGGGTGGTTTGTCCCCGATGGACTGGCGTGGCTGTCGGTTGGGAGGCTGCCGTTGACTGAGTGGTCATCTCAGATGCCCACGGATCACTGGTAGAGGAGGGGACTGAGAAAATCGAAGGAGCTGCTGTGCCGAGCGTCAGTTTAGCAGGTTCACACCCTCATCGGTGGGTCAGCTTGATGGGTTCGACACTGGGCTCTGCTAAACTAGGAGGGCCCTCCTGGAGGAAGGCGACCGCGGGCACCCCTGCTTGTGGCCTGACATCAGCTCTTTGGGAGCTCCTGGGCTTGGCAGGCGGCACATTGCTCCTTCGTGCCTGGTCGACCGGGCAGCAGCTCTTGCTGCCCGTGACAGAAAACCAGCCACGAAAGTTTGACCCTGTTGCTGGGCTCTTCAGGGCAAGTAGCAGTCCTTACCTCCCCCGTTTGGTTCTCAGAACGTAGCTAGCGCAGCAGCTTCTCTCTGAAGTCCTCAGCAGTTCTGTACAGGAGCTTATTAGTTCGGGGAAGGCGAGCAGGAGTAGTATTAATATAGCAATATTAGCTCATACGCATGCCCTTCTAAGCTCTTGACTTACCTAAGTTAATACAgtacatttaatccttacaacattcCCCTGGAGTCAGTACTGGGGTTTagtctcattttatggatgagaagacCAATGCATAGACAGGTGAAGTCGCATTTCCAGGGTTACTGGGTTAGTGGGGAGCAAAACGGGGACTCGAACCCATACGTCTGGCTGCAGAGACCATGCTTTTA contains these protein-coding regions:
- the ACVR1B gene encoding activin receptor type-1B isoform X5 — encoded protein: MAESAGASSFFLLVVLLLAGSGGSGPRGIQALLCACTSCLQANYTCETDGACMVSIFNLDGMEHHVRTCIPKVELVPAGKPFYCLSSEDLRNTHCCYTDFCNKIDLRVPSGHLKEPEHPSMWGPVELVGIIAGPVFLLFLIIIIVFLVINYHQRVYHNRQRLDVEDPSCEMCLSKDKTLQDLVYDLSTSGSGSGLPLFVQRTVARTIVLQEIIGKGRFGEVWRGRWRGGDVAVKIFSSREERSWFREAEIYQTVMLRHENILGFIAADNKAGRSFLTLPWRFVVASAAPRLKRLDLSRKGGRGRENSLLPLNNGTWTQLWLVSDYHEHGSLFDYLNRYTVTIEGMIKLALSAASGLAHLHMEIVGTQGKPGIAHRDLKSKNILVKKNGMCAIADLGLAVRHDAVTDTIDIAPNQRVGTKRYMAPEVLDETINMKHFDSFKCADIYALGLVYWEIARRCNSGGVHEEYQLPYYDLVPSDPSIEEMRKVVCDQKLRPNIPNWWQSYEALRVMGKMMRECWYANGAARLTALRIKKTLSQLSVQEDVKI
- the ACVR1B gene encoding activin receptor type-1B isoform X1 is translated as MAESAGASSFFLLVVLLLAGSGGSGPRGIQALLCACTSCLQANYTCETDGACMVSIFNLDGMEHHVRTCIPKVELVPAGKPFYCLSSEDLRNTHCCYTDFCNKIDLRVPSGHLKEPEHPSMWGPVELVGIIAGPVFLLFLIIIIVFLVINYHQRVYHNRQRLDVEDPSCEMCLSKDKTLQDLVYDLSTSGSGSGLPLFVQRTVARTIVLQEIIGKGRFGEVWRGRWRGGDVAVKIFSSREERSWFREAEIYQTVMLRHENILGFIAADNKDNGTWTQLWLVSDYHEHGSLFDYLNRYTVTIEGMIKLALSAASGLAHLHMEIVGTQGKPGIAHRDLKSKNILVKKNGMCAIADLGLAVRHDAVTDTIDIAPNQRVGTKRYMAPEVLDETINMKHFDSFKCADIYALGLVYWEIARRCNSGGVHEEYQLPYYDLVPSDPSIEEMRKVVCDQKLRPNIPNWWQSYEALRVMGKMMRECWYANGAARLTALRIKKTLSQLSVQEDVKI
- the ACVR1B gene encoding activin receptor type-1B isoform X2 — encoded protein: MVSIFNLDGMEHHVRTCIPKVELVPAGKPFYCLSSEDLRNTHCCYTDFCNKIDLRVPSGHLKEPEHPSMWGPVELVGIIAGPVFLLFLIIIIVFLVINYHQRVYHNRQRLDVEDPSCEMCLSKDKTLQDLVYDLSTSGSGSGLPLFVQRTVARTIVLQEIIGKGRFGEVWRGRWRGGDVAVKIFSSREERSWFREAEIYQTVMLRHENILGFIAADNKDNGTWTQLWLVSDYHEHGSLFDYLNRYTVTIEGMIKLALSAASGLAHLHMEIVGTQGKPGIAHRDLKSKNILVKKNGMCAIADLGLAVRHDAVTDTIDIAPNQRVGTKRYMAPEVLDETINMKHFDSFKCADIYALGLVYWEIARRCNSGGVHEEYQLPYYDLVPSDPSIEEMRKVVCDQKLRPNIPNWWQSYEALRVMGKMMRECWYANGAARLTALRIKKTLSQLSVQEDVKI
- the ACVR1B gene encoding activin receptor type-1B isoform X3; this translates as MWGPVELVGIIAGPVFLLFLIIIIVFLVINYHQRVYHNRQRLDVEDPSCEMCLSKDKTLQDLVYDLSTSGSGSGLPLFVQRTVARTIVLQEIIGKGRFGEVWRGRWRGGDVAVKIFSSREERSWFREAEIYQTVMLRHENILGFIAADNKDNGTWTQLWLVSDYHEHGSLFDYLNRYTVTIEGMIKLALSAASGLAHLHMEIVGTQGKPGIAHRDLKSKNILVKKNGMCAIADLGLAVRHDAVTDTIDIAPNQRVGTKRYMAPEVLDETINMKHFDSFKCADIYALGLVYWEIARRCNSGGVHEEYQLPYYDLVPSDPSIEEMRKVVCDQKLRPNIPNWWQSYEALRVMGKMMRECWYANGAARLTALRIKKTLSQLSVQEDVKI